One Benincasa hispida cultivar B227 chromosome 5, ASM972705v1, whole genome shotgun sequence genomic window carries:
- the LOC120077631 gene encoding uncharacterized protein LOC120077631 produces the protein MATSVDSPSSSHPNQGSTSFMASPSLSSPASDKRFWSSLRGRVDSLLQERIAKSSNLDPSMPDQFAGKSERAKRLKEDSLLLLRGFDSVGYTLSQLSNNLDNALQGARDLVKAPTLMEIFQNNLRNSEVEEDDSKRKEHELVEPKQATKRKFDDSHCSEESEVNLEKENQENPKDKLKKAKNLAVAMATKSASLAKELKSLKSNLCFMQERCAILEEENRRLRDGFSRGVRPEEDDLVRLQMEALLAEKSRLANENANLTRENQCLHQLVEYHQLTSQDLSLSYEEVIQGMCLDFSSPPPAIAEGDEEEQEQSDCIHKEITRTPRADLFSFSTSLDELHQEE, from the exons ATGGCAACCTCTGTGgattctccttcttcttcacaTCCCAACCag GGATCCACCAGCTTCATGGCTTCGCCGTCTTTGTCCAGTCCCGCTTCCGATAAGCGTTTCTGGAGCTCCCTTCGAGGTCGAGTCGACTCGCTTCTTCAGGAACGAATTGCCAAATCTTCAAATCTGGATCCTTCCATGCCCGACCAATTCGCA GGCAAATCGGAAAGGGCAAAGAGATTGAAGGAAGATTCCCTGCTTTTGCTTAGAGGTTTTGACTCTGTTGGCTATACTCTGTCTCAGCTTTCCAACAATTTGGATAACGCCTTGCAG GGTGCTAGGGATCTGGTCAAAGCACCAACCTTGATGGAGATCTTTCAAAACAACCTCAGAAACTCAGAGGTTGAGGAAGATGATTCCAAAAGGAAAGAGCATGAGTTGGTGGAGCCAAAGCAAGCAacaaagagaaaatttgatgaCAGTCATTGTTCAGAAGAGTCGGAGGTTAATTTAGAGAAAGAAAACCAGGAAAACCCTAAAGACAAGCTTAAAAAGGCCAAGAAT CTTGCAGTTGCAATGGCAACAAAATCAGCATCTCTAgcaaaagaattaaaatcattaaaatcCAACTTATGTTTTATGCAAGAGCGATGTGCCATACTTGAGGAAGAGAATAGGAGACTTCGAGACGGATTTTCCAGAGGGGTCAGACCAGAAGAAGATGATCTGGTTAGACTTCAAATGGAGGCACTACTTGCTGAGAAATCCAGATTAGCAAATGAAAATGCAAACTTGACAAGGGAAAATCAATGCCTTCATCAGCTTGTGGAGTATCACCAGCTCACATCCCAAGATCTTTCTTTATCATATGAGGAAGTCATCCAAGGTATGTGCTTGGACTTCTCGTCACCACCACCAGCCATTGCTGAGGGAGATgaagaagaacaagaacaaaGTGATTGTATTCACAAAGAAATCACTAGAACACCTAGAGCTGATCTTTTTAGCTTTTCTACCTCTCTTGATGAGCTCCACCAAGAAGAGTAG